The Strigops habroptila isolate Jane chromosome 20, bStrHab1.2.pri, whole genome shotgun sequence genome segment TCCAGTACAGACAGTTCTCATTCCTGTAGGAGCTTCCTGCTTCAGTTTCCCCATGTTCCTCGCTGGGAGGGATGTTCAGGACTGGAGGGTGTGGGGGTTGGGAATTCCAGTCTGGGTGTAACTGTCTTTTAGCTGCTTTTTGTGCTGGAGGAGATGAGTGTGGAGGAAGGACTGGTTGGGGCTGGCCCCTTGCTTTGAGTGCTTCTCCTGTCCCCAGGAGGCCTGGATTACCTGGTGCTGAACCACATTGGCACAACCCGTTTCCAGATGTGGGATGGAGATGTGGAGTACACCCGCTGGCTCATGCAGGTGAGCTTTCCCAGCAGGAAGAGCTCCTGCACGAGTCTGGCTTCTCCTGGGATGGCTTTGGGAAGCTCAAAGGCAAATTCAAGTCTGTGGCAATGGTTGAGAACAaacctttgctttcatttgtgtttCAAGTGGTTCAGAGGCTTCGTTACTGGTTTGCTCAGGTGGTGTATGTGCGTGTGTAGGAATGGCTGGGAAGAACTTcacttctctccttccttctgtccttcTTATCTCCCATTAGCCCAGGGATTGATGAAAGCCGCTTCTGGCTCATGCTGACCTTCCCTCCAAACCCTCCTGCTTCTTCCACATCTACTTTTACCGTTCCAGGTGAATTTCTTCAGTTACGTGTCACTCGCAACAGCAGCTCTCCCCACCCTGGAGAAGAATCAAGGCTCTCTTGTGGTTGTTTCTTCCCTCACAGGTTGGTGGCTTTAACTGCCATAACACTGCTCTTGTGGACATGGTGGTTCCCAACACGTTGTGTTTCTCTGTGTCCTTCAACCCCTCAAGCCCTTTTCAAGCTATGCTTTAATAGTAGCAAGCAGGACAGTGGCTGCTCTTGTTTTCTGGAGACCTTCTTTGTGTGGCAAAGgaactttgctcttttttcacCATATGCCCAGATCTACTTCTTTGGTTCCTGCCCCTCACAGCCAGGCCCATCCCTCCTGTGTTTCTGTCATCCTCCTACTCGACAACCTTCTGGCTTTGGCCATCAGGAGGCTGCTGAGTAGCTGCACTGACTGTTTGGGatggaaaagcaggagaaaggctTCTGTGTGCACTCCAGGGAGCTGCATCACCATACCCAGCTTCAGGCTTgtccctgccctgtgccctgACGTGCCCTGGTGTCGTGGTCCATGTGTTTGCACGTCATGGGGAGggaaggctgcagcagagcatcaCACGGGGCTTTTTAGCCCAGCGGGGACCTGGTTACTGGGTAAATTAAAAGacaattccttcctttctccaggagGTGGCTCCTGTGCTGGGATGTGCTCCCACAACCGGCTGGAATTGCCTCAGCGCCTGTTTGTGACTAGAAATAGAGGGAAACTCACCCAAAGGGAACATGGGTCGATGATGCAGGATGATCCAGATTCCCCCTGCATGGCACCATCCTCCTTCCAGCCAATCTCCTGGTGTTTTCcattctctccttttccttcccagggAAGATCCCCACTCCCTTCACCACTTCTTACTCTGCCACCAAGTTTGCCCTGGATGGATTCTTCAGCTCGCTGCGCCACGAGCTCTCCATGCAGAAGAAGAACATCTCAGTCACACTCTGCATCCTGGGCCTGATCGACACCAAATCAGCCTTGGAGAGCACCAGGTACGTGTGTGGAGGAGGCTGGGAGGGACCAAAACCTGCACCTCAGCCGCTTTATGGTGGGGTGAGCATCCTTTTGGATGTGTAACAGGACGAGTTGGGTGCATCGTGGGGGTTCTGTGTCCACCTCAACATGTAgaaagctggggggggggtcagtGTGCACAGGTACAACCCCCACCATGGGCTGCCTGGCTCCGGGTGATGCTCTGGCTCTTTGCTTCCAGGGGGAAGGTTTatcttcctgcttctcctgctgccgACGCGGCGCTCGCCATCATCCGGGGGGGAGCCCTGCGTATGAGGGAGGTTTTCTACCCAGGCTGGCTGCACCTCGTGTGCTGCCTCGGGGTGCTCTTCCCCTGTGACCCCGCTCTACAGAGCTTCTACAGTCCTCAGGGAGGCCCAGGCTCCTCTCCCATCCCTTGTAATCCCACTcctgccccggcggtggcaaAGTACCATTAGCTCTTTCCATAAGACTCCCTCTGGGCTCCCTCTAATCCTACCTCAGCCACAGCTCTGGTGTTCCTACCCATCAGTCAGATGTTTCTCCCAGTTCACTCCATCTTAGTCCTCCACCATCTCCCCCTCCTTCGGCCTCACCTCACCTCTGGTTTTACCACCTCAGCTCCAGCTTTAACCTCTGTTGTACAGGAGGTCCTGGAATGTCTAGGCATTCCTGGGCCATCGTCCTCCACCACTTCATGGTTTGTGGATTCTCTGAAACTTCTTGTTTCTTATAAATAGAATTTGAATGTCGGTTttaattaaactattttttctatGGGTGTTGGTGTCACATGTTGGTGCTTCCAGGCTGGGACCTAGCCTCTGAGCACAGGCCCTGGGGTAGGTGTTTGCTCTTGTTAAATCAGCTCTTCCTTGCTGTAAATGCCAAGATGGGTTCATGATTCCTGCATTGGAGAAAGAACACAGAGGGAATTCTTCCCTAACACATTATTCCTACGAATATGTATCATGGCAGctaagaaaaagcagtttcttgCTTGAATCctcctgggctggggctggataGAAGCTCCTCCGTGAGCTCCTCGGTGGCTGAGAGGATGGTTATGGTGTGTGTTGCGCCTTAATCCTGAAGGAACTTTAAGGAGCTTTGAAAACTGAACATTGTGTAGGAACAGGTTAACAGGGTTGGAATTGATGGGAACAGCCAAATGCTGCTTAAACCCAGGCCTAAACTAGAGTGTGGAgctaaggaagaagctcttccctgtgagggtggtggcacactggaatgggttgaacggcaaagctgtggctgccccatccctggcagtgttcaaggccaggttggacacaggggcttggagcaacctgctctagtggaaggtgtccctgcccgtggcagggggttggagctggaggagctttaaggtcccttcagcccaaaccaggctggaatTCCATGACCCATCCCCCTGGAAGCGGCTGCGCAGCCACTGTGCTCTGTGCGAACACGATTCCCTCCCTGCAGGGCTTTGCTGCGTGTCTCCcgcggcagcagcagctcagagcacCTCAACCAGGACGTTATTTACCAAGTAaaacttttattaaataaatttaagatctttttttttttttttgaccagAGTAAGGAATTTGACACTGACGAAGCTTTAGCGCAACATCGTCCAGTCCCACCAGTAACTGTGAGGGAAGAAACGCTCTTGGAAAGCCACTTGGCCCGGGATGGCcaaaaaaaagtcctttttattCCCCACTTTTGCACTTGTTggtcctttttccttttttttttttttttttttggtgggggatttttagtttttcttttttttttttctttttttctccttttgttcaAAATTAGATTAAGTTTAAACTTCAGGAAATTACTTGTAGCAGAAATAAAGTCCATTGTACAAATCACGTACGGAATAGATGTTAAGTATAAAAATGGTATTTACAATCAGTAAACATGGACTAGAGGAACACGGAGCCTCGCACGGCCCCACTCAGCTCTCGAGGGAGAGGTGAAGGTCCAAACGGTGCCACAAACACAAGGGCAGCTGGAGGGGGAATGACTCGAGGGTCTCTCCTGTCCCCATAGCGCGCTTCAGCATCAAGCATCGCCCCTTCTCCCCCCAAGCCCACCCCCTGAACGCAGACAcacgcgcgcacacacacacacacacacagaggaatgTTTTCGGTACCTTATCCAACTAGAATAGTGAAGCTAATCATTCCCAAGGTTGGGATTGttggtttttccttccttagtTTGGTCGAAACAGAATGAGACTGGTTAAAGTTGGTCCAGGGTTGGGCATTGTCCGTTGTGATGCCCCCTTCCCCAGGGGTGGTCAGTCCAGCTCCGAGCGTTGGTCTGTGGATGTTGCTGCTTCTATGGGATCTAACATGGGATCTGTCCCTGGGAGGGAGAAACCAGGATGGGAACAGCCCGTGTGGCTGCTCGGGAAGGTGCAAGAGGAGAGGCCTCTGGCTAAATCCACACGGAGAAACTGTCCTGGAAGCAGAACTGTCCCGGTTCCATCCGCACCGGGTGGGATTCTGTCCCTGTCTCCTCTTGCCTCGCTCAAGAGAGCCACGACCACGTCGTGCAGAGGCAGCGCAGTTCCTGCAGGAAAAGGGCCTGTGTTCCTGTGCTTGCAGCCTACCCCAGGAGCATCGGGAAAGGCTTTGGCACCAAATCCCAGGAGCTTTGTCTGCAGCAGCCCTTGGAAAGGTCAGAGCTCTTGAGATCCTCAAACCAGGCTGGTGCTAAGGTCGGTGGATGAGCGACTCAAGCCGAGCAGCGGTGCCCTAATCCCCGAGGTATGTAgttctcttcctccttgcttCTTGCTACAGCTGAGCAGAGACATTCCCGCTCCATGTCCATCCAAACAGCCTCCCAAAGCCGCTCGGGCCCATCCGCAGCGCTGGCGGAGGGGACACCCGCAAAGGCAAGCCCTGAACTTCCAATCCCTCGTGCAAGGAGTCAGTCTCTGAATGGAAAAGTTTGGTCCTGTGAGCCACTTTCATCAAAAATAGAggctgtatatatatatatttctatttctctggGAAAGGGGCCGGGAGACGGGGCAGGAGGGATGAGGGACGCTTGGTCCATGTTCTCCAGGCCCACCCCGAGAGGAAAAGCTTCGTGTCCCCCCGGGGCTGCCGGGTTTCTGGTCCCTTTGCTCTGCACCACGGGAGCAGCAAATGTGCGAGTCCGTCGTGGCAAGAATCTTCCTGCTGGGCAGACATTGAGCCTTCTCTTTAATGGCAAAGGTTTGGGGAGGAGGACGgggaggtgggagcagaggagggaaaggggctgGTGGCAAAAGAGTTGAGAAAGTTACTGGCCTCTCTGTAAAGCAACCTGAAGCAGAAATTCTTCCTCTGGACTTTTCCCTTCACctgaagagaaagggaaggaaggaattgGGACATTAGGAGGACATCGAGGCAAAGCTCAGGCTTAAACATGGAATGAGATGATCCCGACCAGAGGGAGCAGCTCGtgtccagcagctctgctctggagcagccTTTGGTGGCCCTGCAGGGTCTCgccttccctttgctttcctgggATCCTTCTGAACCACAGGATCCTCCCTTCTTACCCTGGAAAGCATCTTCTGCAGCCTCAGGGCACGAatacaatgaaacaaaacctttttggGGTTTAAAACCTTTTGGGGAAGATCAATGCTTTTGGGAGCAGTCAGAAAGAGACCAAAGCGTCGCTTGGACCACAGACACCTCATCTGAACCCATCCTGCTCCCACCAAGCCTTGATGGCCTCGACCAGCCCCACCTGCAGCTTCTGGGTTGCCACATTCAGCtccatggggagcagcaggacctTGCTGCCCCCAGCACTGGGTTGGAGCTACACCACGATGGTGCTTTACACAGCGTTacctgtgctgcagaagtgcCTCCTGCGTGCTCGCTGCCGTCAGTAGGGATGGCTGGCATCCTTGGGTCGTTTTAACTGGACCTTCAAGCGTTTCATGCCAATCTGGAAGCCATTCATGGCCTGGATCGCAGTCTGTGCACTGGAGGGGTTGTCAAAGCTGACAAAGCCTGCAGGACAGGACAGAGGTGTGGATAGTGACAGCATTGCTGGCGCCACGAGGGTCCTCCTCATCCTCGGTGGTGCCAGCACTCACCAAAACACTTGCTCTGGTTGGTGGCACGATCCATGAACACCTTGGAGGAGATGATGTTGCCAAAGGGCAGGAACATCTGCATCAACTCATTGTCTCCAAACTCCTGAGGGAGATGGTAGATGAAGAGGTTGCAGccttcaggacctgcaggcGTGGGGGGGGGCAACAGGGAGGGACAAAACAGAGACCCCCCCATAGGGAAGGGCTCAACTCAGAGCACAGCACTGGAGGAGAACCCCAGCACCgtctcctcctgccctcaccTCCCCTTCCTTGTCTCTCAGTGCACAAAGGGCTCTGAGGGCTCACTGGGAGGCAGAGCCGGAGCTTTGGAGCACAGATTCACCTCCACAGCTTGCCCAGTTCCACTGGTGCTGGACACAACCACCCCTGTGAGTGTCTGCGTGAAGGTAACAGCTCCTTGTTCATCACTTCTCCACACAGATGCTGCTGTGCggaagctgctgctctcacCCCCCTTCCCACAGCGATGCAGTCAAAGTTGGGTGCTCTGATGCTGGGTCTGTGGTTTGTGCTACACAAACCCCCCCCATGGACACATGTACCCACCCTGAGCCTCACTCACCCtctcgctgctgctgctgcaggacaggagGTGGCTGAGGGATGCTCTGGGCAATGGGGGTGACGGTGGTGGTCGGGTACACGGCTGGAGACACAATAAACCCTTCACCTGAGGATCTGCTCCACCAGGCGAGGGCCTGAGGGGGGCAAGGGAGGCTGGTACCTGCGTACTGCTGGACTCCTGTGAAGGCCGGGTGCAGGGTCTCTGCTACCGAAGGGTTCTGGGCTGCAGAGAACATGGAagcacagaatcatggaatggtttgggttgaagggcCCTTAAAAttcatccaattccaacccctgccacgggcagggacaccttccactagagcaggttgctccaagcccctgtgtccaacctggccttgaacactgccagggatggggcagccacagcttctctgggcaccctgtgccagcgcctcagcaccctcacagggaagagcttctgcctcagagctcatctcaatctcccctctggcaggttaaagccattccctcttgtcctgtccctccatcccatgtccaaagcccctctccaggtttcctgtagcccctttaggcactggagctgctctaaggtctccctttaaggagccttctcttctccaggctgccccagcccagctctctcagcctggctctgtTACTGATGTACCTGAGTACGGCACAAGGCCGTTGGTGTAAACGGTTTCCAAGGCCGGATGCCCATTTGGGAATGGCACCACTCCAGTGAATCCATTAGAAATGGGGGCCACCAGCCCGGGCATGGCTGCTGTTCCCAGGAGCGGCGGTGAATGGAGCCCTGCAGAGCAAGAAGAGGACATCCCATGAGAGCTGAGCTCCTTCCTTCCATGAAGCCATCGTCCCTTCTAGGTGGCACGTGGAGGTGACAGACACACGGAGCCTTCACCAGACCACAGGCAGCACTGGTGAGGTcctggctgctggcacagcttGGGGATGGGATGGTTCTAATCCAGGTTTTGAGTGCTACAGCCCTGGACAACCCAACAGGCGTCCCAGTATGAACAACAGCTCTACTCGGGGTGCAACCCTGGGAGCTCCTTCTTCACCCTATCAAAGGGGAGaactacagcagcagcacacgAGGATGCTGAACGTGTCGGGGACAAGGGGCTGCTggaccagcaccagcactgctggacCAGAGCGGCCTCATCCAGCCTGAGGGACGTGGGGCGTGTTGGACCAGGGGAGCCCCTCACCTGATGCGGGTGCGATGGGGGCCGCGGGGAGCCCGTTGAGGCTGACGGCGCCGATCTGCTGGATGTGGCACGGGGAGAAGGCGACGCCGGGGCCCAGGTAACTGCCGTGAGAGGTGGAGAGGACCGTGGTCTGCTGCTGCATGAGCTGcaaggcaggggcaggcagtgagagccctgctctgggttAGAGCCGCCAGGGTCCTGCACTGACCTGGGCTCCGTGTCCCCATGGGGACACCCATGGAGCTCATTCTGTGTGGGCACCCCATACCCAGGC includes the following:
- the HSD11B1L gene encoding hydroxysteroid 11-beta-dehydrogenase 1-like protein, with translation MKPIGKVLCATAFVIGFLAVFWKDSFKPETLSGARVLLTGASAGIGEQMAYHYARFGAEIVLTARREAVLQKVMEKCLALGAKKIFYIPADMSNPLEPEKVVHFALQKLGGLDYLVLNHIGTTRFQMWDGDVEYTRWLMQVNFFSYVSLATAALPTLEKNQGSLVVVSSLTGKIPTPFTTSYSATKFALDGFFSSLRHELSMQKKNISVTLCILGLIDTKSALESTRGKVYLPASPAADAALAIIRGGALRMREVFYPGWLHLVCCLGVLFPCDPALQSFYSPQGGPGSSPIPCNPTPAPAVAKYH